A stretch of DNA from Arthrobacter globiformis:
TATTTCTCGTCCATCTGGATGATGTCCGGGGCATCGTTGGCGGCAACCTGGGTGGCGAGCTTGTCCCAGTAGCCGCTCCAGTCGCCGTATTCGGCCTTGATCTTGATGTTGGGGTTCTCCGCCTCAAATGCTGCGATGGCGGCCTGGGTGACCTGGGCGCGCTTGTCGCTGCCCCACCAGGAGAACCGCAGTTCCACCTTGCCGTCTGCACTGGACTGGGCGGGCGCGCCGCAGGCGGTCAGGGCGAGGACGGCGGCGGCTGCGGCGGCCACGGCTCCGGTTGCGCGGAGGCGGCGTTTTGCCCTTGCTGGTTTTGCGGGGGCGGCGCCGGGCGCGGATGCCGATGCGGGCCGGGGAAAGAGTGGCACTGGAAACTCCGATCTTCTTTGATCCTGGAAGCGAATGAGAAACACTGCTTGGGAAAGCGCTTTCTCGTGAACTTAGATTATAAGTATGTGGCTTGTATTACAAGAGGTATTTGCTACGGCCCCGCCAGCCGGCCGGCCTATTTGATGCCGGTGGTGGCAATGCCCTTGATGAGGAAACGCTGGCCGAACAGGAACACCAGGAACACGGGCAGCAGGGACACGATGGACATCGCGAACAGCGAACCCCAGCTGGTGGCTGACTGCGAGTCGACGAAGGCGCGCAGCGCGACGGGAACGGTGAACATTTCAGGGTCGGTCAGGTAGATCAGGGCCCCGAAGAAATCGTTCCAGGTCCAGATGAAGGTGAAGATCGTGGTGGTGGCGAGGACCGGCACCATCAGGGGCAGGATGACCCGCAGGAAGATGCGGGGGTGGCCGGCCCCGTCGATCCTGGCCGCCTCGTCAAGTTCCTGGGGAATGCCCCGGATGAACTGGACCATGAGGAACACGAAGAACGCGTCCGTGGCCAGCAGCTTGGGCACAATGAGCGGCCAGAACGTATTCACCCAGCCGATCTGGGAGAACAGGATGTACTGCGGAACGATCACCACGTGGAACGGCAGCATGATGGTCAGGAGCATAATGCCGAAGAACAGTTTCTTTCCGCTGAACTGCAGCCGGGCGAAGGCATAGGCGGCCATGGAGCACGAGATCAGGTTGCCCAGGATGGATCCGATCACCACGATGGCCGAGTTGAGCATGTAGTGGCCGAACGGATGGCTCAGCGCGGACCAGCCGTCCGTGTAGTTGCTCATCTCCAGGCCGTTCAGCCACAGACCGGGCTCCCGGAAGATGAGGTCGTTGGGCCGCAGTGAGGACACCACCATCCACAGCAGCGGGTAGATCATAATCCCGCCGGTAACGATCAGCAGTGCGTGCTTGGCCAGCGCCTTGATGTGCGCGCTGCGGCTGAAGGCCAAGGTGCCGCGCGATTCCCGTGGCCGGCCGGCGCTGCCCCGGGTCCCGCTGCCTCTCGCCCTGTTTCCGGGAGTTTTTCCGTCTTTGCCCTGTTCGTGCCCGGGGGCGGGCAGTGTCTGAAGTTTAGTCATCGTAGAACACCCAATACTTTGAAGCGATGAAGTTGATGGCCGTGAAGGCACCGATGATCACGAGGAGGAACCAGGCCATGGCCGAGGCGTAGCCCATGTCGAACTGGCCGAAGCCTTTTTGGTAGAGGTACAGCGTGAAGAACATGGTGGAATCCGAAGGCCCGCCGTTGCCGCCCGACACGATGAACGCCTGCGTGAAGGACTGGAAGGAGCCGATGATCTGCAGCACCAGGTTGAAGAAGATGATGGGGCTGAGCATGGGAAGCGTGATCCGCCAGAACTTCTGGAGGGTAGTCGCGCCGTCCACTTCCGCCGCCTCGTAGTACATGTTGGGGATCTGGCGCAGCCCGGCCAAGAAGATGATCATGGGGCTGCCGAAGGTCCAGACGTGCAGCAGGATGATGGACCCGAGCGAGGTGCTTGGATCCGAGATCCAGCCGGGTCCGGCGATGCCGAACATGGCCAGCACCTGGTTGACCAGGCCGGTGGTGCCAAAGATCTGCTTCCACAGGATAGCGACGGCCACCGACCCGCCCAGGAGGGAGGGGAGGTAGAACACCGAACGGTAGAAGGGCAGTCCGCGGAGCCCCTTGTCGAGCACCAGCGCGATCAGCAGTGCGACGGCCAGCTGCAGGGGAACGCCCAC
This window harbors:
- a CDS encoding carbohydrate ABC transporter permease; its protein translation is MTKLQTLPAPGHEQGKDGKTPGNRARGSGTRGSAGRPRESRGTLAFSRSAHIKALAKHALLIVTGGIMIYPLLWMVVSSLRPNDLIFREPGLWLNGLEMSNYTDGWSALSHPFGHYMLNSAIVVIGSILGNLISCSMAAYAFARLQFSGKKLFFGIMLLTIMLPFHVVIVPQYILFSQIGWVNTFWPLIVPKLLATDAFFVFLMVQFIRGIPQELDEAARIDGAGHPRIFLRVILPLMVPVLATTTIFTFIWTWNDFFGALIYLTDPEMFTVPVALRAFVDSQSATSWGSLFAMSIVSLLPVFLVFLFGQRFLIKGIATTGIK
- a CDS encoding carbohydrate ABC transporter permease produces the protein MSAISELSSMSRGKGPVTDEEKRANRRDNKAAYIFLLPWLVGLVVITVGPMLMSLYLAFTDYNLLQPPEWTGLDNFTRMLGDARLHNSLRVTFTYVLVGVPLQLAVALLIALVLDKGLRGLPFYRSVFYLPSLLGGSVAVAILWKQIFGTTGLVNQVLAMFGIAGPGWISDPSTSLGSIILLHVWTFGSPMIIFLAGLRQIPNMYYEAAEVDGATTLQKFWRITLPMLSPIIFFNLVLQIIGSFQSFTQAFIVSGGNGGPSDSTMFFTLYLYQKGFGQFDMGYASAMAWFLLVIIGAFTAINFIASKYWVFYDD